Proteins encoded together in one Nitrospiria bacterium window:
- a CDS encoding carboxypeptidase-like regulatory domain-containing protein, whose protein sequence is MREIKSVRVGLFVLILLGMINVVLQGIVFGYYEEAPVTSGGTVEGKVSLEGAVPPARIYHLVFSPNIDFCQRISDGKGNRLLREFNVSEKGGFQNVVVSVIGVQRGKPFNVTPILEIEDCRISPFVTPLRNSHTITLRSKDPITHDIQAYSVKNPKEGYTFQMFNKPMPAKTITSKKVKFRKDHFIFRTQCGVHDFMQSWGIAVGNPYFAVTGPRGEFSITNLPPGTYDVIAWHPHMTVQAQRVNVSPNRSVNLNFTFDSSEVKIPEHDLQTGYRLETWLALRNLVPPSVELQGP, encoded by the coding sequence ATGAGGGAGATCAAATCCGTTAGGGTCGGTCTTTTTGTTTTGATCCTTTTGGGGATGATTAATGTTGTTCTTCAGGGGATTGTTTTTGGGTATTATGAGGAAGCTCCGGTGACCTCCGGTGGGACCGTTGAGGGGAAGGTATCATTAGAAGGGGCGGTTCCTCCTGCCAGGATTTACCATCTTGTTTTTTCTCCCAACATTGATTTCTGTCAAAGGATTTCCGACGGGAAGGGGAACCGCTTACTTCGGGAGTTTAATGTTTCAGAAAAGGGAGGTTTTCAGAATGTGGTGGTTTCGGTTATAGGGGTCCAAAGAGGAAAACCTTTTAACGTTACACCTATCCTTGAGATTGAAGATTGCCGAATTTCTCCTTTTGTTACCCCGCTTCGAAATAGCCACACGATAACACTCAGGAGTAAAGATCCCATCACACATGATATTCAGGCTTATTCGGTCAAAAATCCCAAGGAGGGATATACCTTCCAAATGTTTAATAAACCGATGCCTGCAAAAACAATTACCTCCAAAAAGGTTAAATTCAGGAAGGACCATTTCATTTTTCGCACACAATGTGGCGTCCACGATTTTATGCAATCTTGGGGAATTGCGGTCGGAAATCCTTATTTTGCTGTAACCGGGCCCAGAGGTGAGTTTTCTATAACCAATCTTCCCCCTGGGACCTACGATGTGATTGCATGGCACCCTCATATGACCGTTCAAGCCCAACGTGTGAATGTTTCCCCAAATCGTTCTGTAAACCTAAATTTTACGTTTGATTCTTCAGAAGTAAAAATTCCCGAACATGACCTCCAAACGGGATACAGGTTAGAGACCTGGTTAGCGTTACGTAATCTAGTTCCCCCGTCAGTGGAACTCCAGGGGCCCTAG
- a CDS encoding carboxypeptidase-like regulatory domain-containing protein: MKNLNLISTALFFLGVTIFGGSSCSLGYKEVEVKGYEEVEVKGNGKVEEKGYEEVEVKNGGSITGKVVLSGSIPEPRVFPIILYPFGTFCKKISNGQGHILLKEFNVSTGGGLQDAVVSVQEVKRGKPFPDIKNDFIAVDCMFHPADVPEDEQYEFHGEKLTHVHPLVGVIKNDQVVTAINKDPIIHNGQVFQKERGNIVLNFPLPISDKTYGGTVHFDKGKRIAQMICGMHEFMQTWGWMVDNPYYAKTKKGGGFTIDELPPGTYKVTAWHPHIKPVVKEVTVPPNGKVSLNFGFDGDAVERPHYETQEKFRIAPDAMPELHGCEGPFCVKDEH; this comes from the coding sequence GTGAAGAATTTGAATTTGATCAGTACGGCCCTTTTCTTTTTAGGGGTCACCATTTTTGGGGGATCATCTTGTTCCCTTGGGTATAAAGAGGTTGAGGTGAAGGGGTACGAAGAGGTTGAGGTAAAAGGGAACGGAAAAGTTGAGGAAAAAGGGTACGAAGAGGTTGAGGTGAAGAATGGGGGATCAATCACTGGGAAGGTGGTTTTATCGGGTTCAATTCCGGAACCCCGGGTTTTTCCCATTATCCTTTATCCGTTTGGAACTTTCTGCAAAAAGATTTCCAATGGTCAAGGGCATATCCTTCTTAAAGAATTTAATGTTTCTACAGGTGGAGGGCTCCAGGATGCTGTGGTTTCCGTTCAAGAGGTAAAAAGAGGGAAACCCTTTCCTGACATAAAAAATGATTTTATCGCGGTGGATTGTATGTTTCACCCTGCGGATGTACCCGAAGATGAGCAGTATGAGTTTCATGGTGAAAAATTGACCCATGTTCACCCTTTGGTGGGTGTGATAAAAAATGACCAGGTAGTCACCGCAATCAATAAAGATCCGATTATTCATAATGGCCAGGTTTTTCAAAAGGAAAGGGGAAACATCGTACTCAACTTTCCCCTTCCTATCTCTGATAAGACCTACGGGGGGACAGTTCATTTTGACAAGGGAAAAAGGATTGCCCAGATGATCTGCGGGATGCATGAGTTTATGCAGACCTGGGGATGGATGGTCGATAACCCCTATTATGCAAAGACAAAGAAGGGAGGGGGGTTTACTATTGATGAATTGCCTCCTGGAACATATAAGGTAACCGCCTGGCATCCCCATATTAAACCCGTGGTCAAGGAGGTGACCGTTCCACCCAACGGTAAGGTTTCGCTGAATTTTGGGTTTGACGGCGATGCGGTGGAACGACCACATTATGAAACCCAAGAGAAATTTCGCATTGCGCCTGATGCCATGCCCGAACTGCATGGCTGTGAGGGTCCCTTCTGTGTTAAGGATGAGCATTGA